The DNA region CTTAAGTATAGCAAGCTTTCCACAAGAAATCATACATCTTAAGAAGGATTTTCTTCTCGTCTTACAGGCGGATTGTGGTTGACCCGCTTCTTCTACATCAGCTACAATAAAATCATCATAAAGGAGCGAAAAACATGTCAACTAAAAGTCAGGTATTAACCTTATTAATGAAACAAGCACCCACCTTTATTTCTGGTGAAGAAATGGCTCAGGAACTCTCCTTATCTCGAACAGCGATTTGGAAAGCCATCAATGAACTAAAAAAAGAAGGTCATCAAATTTCAAGCAGCCGCAATAAAGGCTATCGGTATGACTCTTCAGACATATTATCTGCCGAAGGGATCAAACTTGCTCTAGCCCCAACAACACCTGATCTTTCGATCACTATTCTTGATTCCTCCGAGTCAACGATGAAAGACGCTAAACTAGCAGCCATCAACGGTGAACCTGATAACACTTTAATCGTTGCAGATATTCAAGAAGCACCAAAGGGCCGGTTTGGAAGACCTTTCTTTTCTAAAGCAGGCTGCGGTATTTATATGAGCATGCTTTTACGTCCAAATCAACGATTTGAAGAGATGGCACAATATACAGTTATCATGGCTGTAGCTGCTGCTCGTGCAATGGACGAGTTAGCTCATCTAACAACTGAGATCAAATGGGTCAATGACATTTACTTGAACGGAAAAAAAATTGGCGGCATTCTGTCTGAAGCCATGAGTGATGTAGAGTCTGGACAAATCTCAAATGTCATTATTGGCATGGGCATCAATTTTTCGCTCAAACAAAATGAATTTCCAGAAGAGTTGCAGGAAAAAGCAACTTCGATATTTTCTGATCGCACACCAACGATCACACGAAATGAGCTGATCGCAGCTATTTGGAATCAGTTTTATCGAATCTTAGCTCAATTACCAGCGGAAGATTTTTTAGACGAATATCGTCAAAAATCATTTGTGTTAGGTAAAACAGTTTCTTTCTCCCAAGCAGGAACAGATTATGACGGAACTGCTATAGCCATAAATGAGCGTGGAGAATTGATCGTTCAGCTTTCAGATGGCTCTGAGAAAGTTCTTTCATCTGGTGAGATCAGCTTACAATCAATCAAGTGACTCTTTCTCCTAAACATAAATATTAAGAATACCTTAAGAAAAAACATTTCTTCTTTACATTCATTTCCTAAACATTTCATTTGTGTTACATTTGTATTGCAAATTAATACGTATGTTACGAAAAAGGAGAATATTTATGAAAAAAGTCGTTTTTTGTTTTACAGCCTTATTGGCACTGTTACCAATCACCAGTTTTGCCGAAGATCCAATAAGCTCTTCCGATGTCGGTGCCGTTGAAAATTCATCGATCGTTAAGGAGGCCCAAAGCTCTGATAACGAAGGAACACAAACACTCGAAAGCAGCCTATCACAAACTGAGGATTCCAGTACTGTCGAGACATCAAGCACTGCAGAAAATGCTTATGGCGATCATATGGACTCAACATTAGTTGTTTTTCAGGGCGATACTGTAAGCGCTGAGGTGCTCCAAGCAGATGGTTCTGCTCATGGTGCTGCGCTTAGAGATTTAAAGCTTTTAGAAGAGCCTT from Enterococcus sp. 9D6_DIV0238 includes:
- the birA gene encoding bifunctional biotin--[acetyl-CoA-carboxylase] ligase/biotin operon repressor BirA; translation: MSTKSQVLTLLMKQAPTFISGEEMAQELSLSRTAIWKAINELKKEGHQISSSRNKGYRYDSSDILSAEGIKLALAPTTPDLSITILDSSESTMKDAKLAAINGEPDNTLIVADIQEAPKGRFGRPFFSKAGCGIYMSMLLRPNQRFEEMAQYTVIMAVAAARAMDELAHLTTEIKWVNDIYLNGKKIGGILSEAMSDVESGQISNVIIGMGINFSLKQNEFPEELQEKATSIFSDRTPTITRNELIAAIWNQFYRILAQLPAEDFLDEYRQKSFVLGKTVSFSQAGTDYDGTAIAINERGELIVQLSDGSEKVLSSGEISLQSIK